A genomic region of Jeotgalibaca ciconiae contains the following coding sequences:
- a CDS encoding transporter substrate-binding domain-containing protein, translating into MKKGSRIYRVFLVVLFILFLNGCADSNLANRDILERIEESESPKIVWGVKADTNLFGLYNIQDVEIQGFDIDIAKAITEVITGDAANAEFVEVTSKTRIPLIKNGNIDTIIATMTISEERRKEVDFSEVYFAAGQSLLVRNDSEINSVTDLTGEHTVIAVKGSTSAINIREHSPEAEIIELENYSEAFTALQSGQGDAVTTDNAILLGMIADNPNYRLAGDPFTNEPYGIAINHGQEAFLDSVNDALATMVENGTYAEIFHHWFPTEELPDLGWAVPVEK; encoded by the coding sequence ATGAAGAAAGGTTCTCGTATTTATAGAGTCTTCCTTGTTGTTTTGTTTATTCTTTTTTTAAATGGCTGCGCAGACAGTAACTTAGCGAATCGAGATATTTTAGAAAGAATAGAAGAGTCAGAATCTCCGAAAATCGTATGGGGCGTAAAAGCTGATACAAATTTATTTGGACTCTATAATATTCAAGATGTAGAAATCCAAGGATTTGATATCGATATTGCCAAAGCAATAACAGAAGTAATTACTGGGGATGCTGCCAATGCGGAATTCGTTGAAGTTACTTCAAAAACGCGGATTCCTTTAATAAAGAATGGGAATATTGATACGATTATTGCAACGATGACAATTTCGGAAGAACGTCGAAAAGAAGTTGATTTTTCAGAAGTTTATTTTGCCGCAGGACAGTCGTTACTAGTCAGGAACGACAGCGAGATTAATAGCGTAACAGATTTAACTGGGGAACATACAGTTATCGCAGTTAAAGGATCTACATCTGCTATTAACATTCGGGAACATAGTCCAGAAGCAGAGATTATCGAGCTTGAAAATTATTCGGAAGCTTTTACCGCGCTTCAATCAGGGCAGGGGGATGCAGTAACCACCGACAATGCGATTTTGTTAGGAATGATTGCAGATAACCCGAACTATCGTTTGGCGGGTGATCCATTTACCAATGAACCATATGGAATTGCGATTAATCATGGTCAAGAAGCATTTCTTGATTCTGTAAATGATGCATTAGCAACGATGGTTGAAAATGGTACTTATGCTGAAATTTTCCATCACTGGTTCCCGACGGAAGAACTCCCTGATTTAGGTTGGGCAGTTCCTGTTGAGAAGTAG
- a CDS encoding amino acid ABC transporter permease, producing the protein MDFAGAYTWINIRFLLEGLLLTLKVALVASLFSFIIGAVLGLIRYLKIPVLSVIVGAVIDIIRNLPLLLIIFFTYFALPQIGIRLTIFWSAVAALTIFESAMLSEIIRGGLNSIPIGQTEAGVSTGLTYGQTLWYIVIPQALRAMVPPIVSQIVSLIKDTSLATIITLPELTHHVRIVYGQNTNYVIPMFIMMGLLYWIVCYSLSRFSKKLEKVL; encoded by the coding sequence ATGGACTTTGCAGGAGCATATACATGGATCAATATCCGTTTTTTATTAGAAGGCCTTCTGTTGACACTAAAAGTCGCTTTAGTAGCCAGTCTTTTTAGTTTTATCATAGGTGCTGTGCTGGGGCTCATTCGTTATTTGAAAATTCCGGTTCTTTCTGTAATTGTTGGAGCAGTTATCGATATTATTCGGAACTTACCATTATTGCTAATTATTTTCTTTACTTATTTTGCTTTGCCACAAATCGGAATTCGCCTGACAATTTTTTGGTCAGCAGTAGCTGCGCTTACGATTTTTGAATCAGCCATGCTGTCGGAAATCATCCGCGGTGGACTTAACTCTATTCCAATCGGACAAACAGAGGCTGGGGTATCTACCGGGTTGACTTATGGACAAACACTTTGGTATATCGTCATTCCGCAAGCTTTACGCGCAATGGTACCGCCAATTGTTAGCCAGATTGTTTCGTTAATAAAAGATACTTCTTTAGCAACGATTATTACGCTGCCTGAGTTAACGCATCATGTGCGGATCGTATACGGTCAAAATACCAATTATGTGATTCCTATGTTTATTATGATGGGATTATTATATTGGATTGTCTGCTACTCATTATCAAGATTTTCGAAAAAATTAGAAAAAGTTTTGTGA
- a CDS encoding amino acid ABC transporter permease, with product MFELLSNYGDILLEGFLNTLIASVVALFFSTIIGTFFGVFKVAQNRILNTLAAIYIQLFLNLPLLVIVLFFYIAFPMYVTGIDGFTAGIIGLTLYTSAFIAETVRAGIQSVPAGQMEAGLSTGFTYWESMRYIVLPQAIKIVIPPLGNQFINLVKNSSILAMVAGLDLMYYGDLIASETFNVFDTYILVAFLYLIITLPLTYLMQYLERRTAANG from the coding sequence ATGTTTGAATTACTTTCAAACTATGGAGATATATTGCTAGAAGGCTTTTTGAATACCTTAATCGCAAGTGTGGTAGCTTTATTCTTTAGTACCATAATAGGAACATTCTTTGGTGTTTTTAAAGTAGCTCAGAACCGCATATTGAATACATTAGCGGCTATCTACATCCAACTGTTTTTAAATCTTCCTCTACTTGTCATTGTTTTATTTTTCTATATTGCTTTCCCCATGTATGTAACCGGAATTGATGGTTTTACAGCAGGGATTATTGGTCTGACACTTTATACATCCGCCTTTATTGCGGAAACTGTTCGTGCAGGAATCCAAAGTGTTCCAGCTGGACAAATGGAAGCAGGTCTTTCCACAGGATTTACCTATTGGGAATCGATGCGGTATATCGTTTTACCGCAAGCCATCAAGATTGTGATTCCTCCACTTGGAAATCAATTTATTAATCTTGTGAAAAACTCTTCCATTTTGGCAATGGTTGCAGGGTTAGATTTGATGTACTACGGAGATTTAATTGCGAGTGAAACATTTAACGTGTTTGATACATATATTTTAGTTGCTTTCCTGTACTTAATTATTACGTTGCCATTAACTTATTTAATGCAATATTTAGAACGTCGGACTGCAGCAAACGGTTAG
- a CDS encoding IS3 family transposase yields the protein MSKLIFTSEQIRVLRRNPYVKNVSEKSITYSDEFKRHFVSESLDSKTAKQIFIEAGFDPEMLGESRIKAFAKKWRKRYRDNGVLALKDTRQNRSGRPRKTERTPEQQIEKLQAKISLLEQENELLKKSEWSERRLENSEKTSETFARIHKMKTDGSYTGTIIDACETLEVSRSGYYNYLKGLAQRNVREEEDQAWRIQIENAYSYRGYKKGSRSIVMYFKNILGMTVNRKKVQRLMRKFHIFCPIRKANPYKRMAKATKEHHTVENKLERQFVQGIAHKVLLTDITYLPGANGFMGYLSTIKDGTTKEILAHYVSDNLKLAISLTTIDVLMSAHGATLHKDAFIHSDQGVHYTSPKFHKKLADNDLGQSMSRRGNCWDNAPQESFFGHLKDEMEYKSCVHLEELRAIVDDYIDYYNNERGQWNLKKLPPVHYREQFLSGVA from the coding sequence ATGTCAAAGTTAATTTTTACATCGGAACAAATTCGAGTTTTGAGAAGAAATCCGTACGTTAAAAATGTATCAGAGAAAAGCATTACTTATTCCGATGAATTCAAACGCCATTTTGTTTCAGAATCATTGGATTCAAAAACGGCTAAACAAATATTTATTGAAGCAGGATTTGATCCGGAAATGCTTGGTGAAAGCCGGATAAAAGCATTCGCTAAGAAATGGCGAAAAAGATATCGTGATAATGGTGTTTTGGCATTGAAAGACACTCGACAAAACCGTTCAGGCAGACCGCGAAAGACTGAACGAACACCTGAACAACAAATTGAAAAGTTACAAGCTAAAATTTCATTATTAGAGCAGGAAAATGAATTGTTAAAAAAATCAGAATGGAGCGAAAGGAGGCTAGAAAACAGCGAAAAGACTAGTGAAACCTTCGCAAGAATCCATAAAATGAAAACAGATGGTTCATACACAGGAACGATTATAGATGCATGTGAAACGCTGGAGGTTTCTCGCTCAGGTTATTACAATTATTTAAAGGGCTTAGCCCAGAGAAACGTACGAGAAGAGGAAGATCAAGCTTGGAGAATCCAAATTGAAAACGCCTATAGCTACCGTGGTTACAAGAAAGGCTCTCGTAGTATTGTCATGTATTTCAAGAATATTCTAGGAATGACAGTCAATCGTAAAAAGGTCCAGCGCTTGATGAGGAAATTTCATATTTTCTGCCCCATTCGTAAAGCGAACCCCTATAAGAGAATGGCGAAAGCTACCAAAGAACACCACACTGTTGAGAATAAATTGGAGCGTCAATTTGTCCAAGGAATAGCTCATAAAGTTCTCTTAACTGATATCACTTATTTACCTGGAGCCAATGGATTTATGGGTTATTTGTCGACCATTAAAGACGGCACGACGAAAGAGATACTCGCTCACTATGTATCTGATAACCTAAAACTAGCTATCTCATTAACTACCATTGATGTATTAATGAGCGCCCACGGCGCAACGTTACACAAAGATGCCTTTATCCATTCAGATCAGGGCGTGCACTATACGAGTCCTAAATTCCATAAGAAGTTGGCGGATAATGACTTAGGACAGTCCATGTCTAGAAGAGGTAATTGTTGGGACAACGCTCCTCAAGAGTCGTTCTTTGGTCATTTGAAAGATGAAATGGAGTATAAAAGTTGTGTCCATTTAGAAGAGTTACGAGCAATAGTAGATGATTACATAGACTACTATAATAATGAACGCGGACAATGGAACCTAAAAAAATTGCCTCCTGTTCATTACAGGGAGCAATTTTTATCGGGTGTTGCATAA
- a CDS encoding amino acid ABC transporter ATP-binding protein: MKELIQFKNVNKYYGDFQALKNINLSFNKGEVTVVIGPSGSGKSTMLRCINGLEDIHDGTLLVNGTDLHAKSTNKTEIRKHVGMVFQHFNLYPHMTVLENVTLAPIKVLKKDPEEARKTAEIFLDKVNMLDKKDVYPTRLSGGQKQRIAIARGLAMNPEILLFDEPTSALDPETIDDVLDVMKKLAKEGMTMVVVTHEMGFAREVGDRIVFMAEGEVIEDREAVEFYENPHDPRAKHFLSKIINHV, from the coding sequence ATGAAAGAATTGATTCAATTTAAGAATGTAAATAAGTATTATGGAGATTTTCAAGCACTAAAAAATATTAATCTATCTTTTAATAAAGGGGAAGTAACGGTTGTTATCGGTCCTTCAGGTTCTGGTAAAAGTACAATGCTGCGTTGTATTAATGGGTTAGAAGATATTCATGATGGAACTTTATTAGTAAATGGAACTGACTTGCATGCCAAAAGTACAAATAAAACGGAAATCCGTAAGCATGTTGGAATGGTATTCCAACATTTTAATTTGTATCCTCACATGACTGTGTTAGAAAATGTTACATTAGCACCGATAAAAGTTTTGAAAAAAGATCCTGAAGAAGCACGTAAAACGGCTGAAATTTTCTTAGATAAAGTAAATATGTTAGATAAAAAAGATGTATACCCTACTCGACTTTCAGGCGGACAAAAGCAACGAATCGCGATTGCGCGAGGGTTAGCAATGAACCCTGAAATTTTATTGTTTGATGAGCCTACGAGTGCACTGGATCCAGAAACGATCGATGATGTTTTGGATGTAATGAAAAAGTTAGCAAAAGAAGGAATGACGATGGTTGTGGTAACTCATGAGATGGGATTTGCTCGTGAAGTGGGCGATCGTATCGTCTTTATGGCTGAGGGAGAAGTCATTGAAGATAGAGAAGCTGTAGAGTTCTATGAAAATCCACATGATCCACGTGCCAAACATTTCTTGAGTAAAATTATTAATCATGTATAA
- a CDS encoding MurR/RpiR family transcriptional regulator — MFDLEKVKNLTSTELKVYEYFLQYTALAVDGSVREIAKATHVSPATVTRVVTKLGFLNIWELKLFLKKNMNRKSNQTFYEPTAIVEEFFKRSLTSEYEMQIKEAVKVILDSELTFFFGIGTSGDIAAYAARQFANLGISAFHIQDSSYPFHLMTKKYEKFVIIICSVTGETISLIEKVEAMKKLNSKIISITNTSHNTLARLSDVNLAYHLTEEIVDKGYNINITSQIPVVFLLETLARRTYERQNK, encoded by the coding sequence ATGTTTGACTTAGAAAAAGTTAAAAATCTAACTTCTACAGAATTAAAAGTTTACGAATATTTTTTACAATATACAGCACTCGCAGTAGACGGAAGCGTCCGGGAAATTGCAAAAGCAACGCACGTTTCTCCTGCGACGGTAACACGAGTTGTTACAAAATTAGGTTTTTTAAACATTTGGGAATTAAAATTGTTTCTAAAGAAGAACATGAATCGTAAATCCAATCAAACATTTTATGAACCAACTGCTATTGTAGAAGAGTTTTTTAAGAGGTCGCTCACTTCGGAGTATGAAATGCAAATTAAGGAAGCAGTAAAAGTTATTTTAGATTCAGAATTAACTTTTTTTTTCGGAATCGGTACTTCTGGAGATATTGCCGCATATGCTGCTCGTCAATTTGCGAACTTAGGTATTAGTGCTTTTCATATTCAAGACTCTAGTTATCCTTTTCATCTTATGACAAAGAAATATGAAAAGTTTGTGATTATCATATGTTCTGTCACAGGTGAAACGATAAGCCTGATTGAAAAAGTCGAGGCAATGAAAAAGTTGAATAGTAAAATTATCAGTATCACGAACACTTCTCATAATACATTAGCCAGGCTGTCAGATGTTAATTTGGCTTATCATCTAACAGAAGAAATTGTAGACAAAGGATACAATATCAACATCACATCTCAAATTCCAGTTGTTTTTCTATTGGAGACATTGGCACGCCGAACCTACGAGCGACAGAATAAATAG